In Lineus longissimus chromosome 13, tnLinLong1.2, whole genome shotgun sequence, one genomic interval encodes:
- the LOC135498389 gene encoding uncharacterized protein LOC135498389, producing MPSRRYERLINDRTFADQTVSIELRSRCECALVCFLLVNCTTINVYKNGRTFNCYQSEKRATCMEKEEVEIKAGYAMYEIMEKTVLKFKRRGTLPFKPAVSSVLAKNEHLVYLHDHDSDAIVFIHKFKDKYVTKLTAILVYQLVEHNYWPQDYRLVNNLSALSVECENQASFFHDMKLLLLDSERIGPRNKPILQLFDIVTGQLRPIIFPRGHPCFIADGIQEPAIYLDKAVFICKDEAGLMDVLVSNITWRHGEMVVSAGNRLHRGLAPVSPIYITENREVIIVASHPHGEREGILTISHKFPPRTNHPQQTFRIKIQKQQHKTTKDFHAKQSTVLIVSFTKLCKAILVQMFKLLCVPMEPLIIKRLFCKRFNVVTIFYIHCSESEFNEDTTLFIILLLSNGDIVSPVASVEQSGRDKTRKIFRYSELFTQVK from the exons ATGCCGTCCAGAAGATACGAACGGTTGATAAATGACAGAACATTCGCTGACCAAACAGTTAGTATTGAACTGCGGTCGCGTTGTGAATGTGCTCTGGTTTGTTTCTTGCTTGTCAACTGCACGACTATTAACGTCTATAAGAATGGTAGGACATTTAATTGTTATCAGAGTGAGAAAAGGgcaacgtgtatggagaaggaggaggttgAAATTAAAGCAGGATACGCTATGTACGAAATCATG GAAAAAACTGTACTGAAGTTTAAGCGTCGCGGCACCCTGCCTTTCAAACCTGCTGTCTCTTCCGTATTAGCAAAAAATGAACACTTGGTTTATCTCCATGATCATGACTCTGATGCTATTGTATTCATCCACAAATTCAAGGACAAATACGTTACTAAGTTAACAGCAATTCTTGTTTACCAATTAGTAGAACATAATTACTGGCCCCAGGATTATCGGCTTGTTAACAACTTGTCTGCCTTGTCAGTGGAATGCGAGAATCAAGCGTCTTTCTTCCATGATATGAAGCTCCTTCTTCTGGATAGTGAACGAATCGGACCGCGGAATAAACCCATACTCCAGTTGTTTGACATTGTCACGGGCCAGTTAAGACCGATAATTTTTCCCAGGGGGCACCCTTGTTTTATTGCGGATGGGATTCAGGAGCCAGCTATATATCTTGACAAAGCGGTGTTTATATGTAAAGATGAAGCTGGTCTAATGGATGTTCTCGTGTCTAATATAACATGGCGCCACGGAGAGATGGTCGTTTCAGCAGGGAATCGGTTGCACAGGGGCTTGGCACCAGTTTCCCCGATATACATCACGGAAAACCGTGAGGTAATTATTGTGGCTTCTCATCCTCATGGTGAACGAGAGGGCATTCTAACCATTAGTCACAAGTTCCCACCGAGGACGAACCACCCACAACAAACGTTCAGAATCAAGATTCAGAAACAACAACATAAGACTACAAAGGATTTTCACGCAAAGCAATCAACAGTTTTGATAGTCAGCTTTACCAAATTATGCAAGGCGATTCTCGTTCAGATGTTTAAACTTCTCTGTGTGCCAATGGAACCTTTGATAATCAAACGGTTGTTTTGTAAAAGGTTTAACGTGGTAACAATTTTTTATATTCATTGTTCGGAAAGTGAATTCAATGAAGATACTACTCTATTCATCATTCTATTGCTCAGTAATGGCGATATAGTTTCGCCAGTAGCTTCTGTTGAGCAAAGCGGCAGAGACAAAACAAGGAAAATATTTAGGTATTCTGAACTCTTCACACAGGTTAAGTGA